Proteins encoded by one window of Methanomassiliicoccales archaeon:
- a CDS encoding ABC transporter permease subunit yields the protein MVDLVSGRRFRKGWTGFIIVFFLVFVILPTVWILSYAFTNWGDIQTHVLNDPAMMTLIINAILASFEIAAIVTLIDFLVGLPMAWILVRKKFRGKQLLDTLIDMPLAVPTAALGFSAAIFWAVTPASLSSPGLGLVTSPMLLIILLHIVFSYPYMVRSLAAILEQIDTTYETAGQTLGASKLTAARTITLPLFRAGLVTGIILCFARSLSETGGTMIALSTMASSQGFQTGPTIIGTWKPLLVTHPDLTAPLAFVSILLIIFALALLVILKLAVMKVKLPKGKVWPKWERILSRGFVPKLKDGSATIFLIILVLIPSFFIFSYVATASPTSSDWSRFWDSLAYSFVIAGVVTLIDIVLGVPLALYIARHRTTKFSGVLDVLVNVPLIVPTAALGYSLGVFWTGQNLIPTVDVLLIILAHVAFTYPLVVRNVAGAVEEVDPSYEETARTLGARPVQAFRRVLYPMIKASILAGSIMAFTRSLGETGATQAVVASANTAPVYIVALISKQHAYYTAGLACIVLIVVSFVFMLGLRYITRRKTEAS from the coding sequence TTGGTCGATCTAGTAAGTGGCAGGCGCTTCCGCAAGGGCTGGACCGGTTTCATTATCGTCTTTTTCCTCGTCTTCGTGATACTCCCTACGGTCTGGATCCTATCCTATGCCTTCACCAACTGGGGAGATATCCAGACGCACGTATTGAACGATCCGGCGATGATGACCCTCATCATCAACGCCATCCTGGCCTCCTTCGAGATCGCCGCCATCGTCACGCTTATCGATTTCCTCGTGGGGCTGCCGATGGCCTGGATACTGGTGAGGAAGAAGTTCCGCGGGAAACAATTGCTGGACACCCTGATCGATATGCCTTTGGCGGTGCCGACGGCAGCGTTGGGTTTTTCGGCCGCGATCTTTTGGGCGGTCACTCCGGCAAGCCTGAGCTCGCCCGGTCTGGGCCTGGTCACCAGTCCCATGTTGCTCATCATCCTTCTCCACATCGTCTTCTCGTATCCGTACATGGTCCGCTCGCTGGCAGCGATTCTGGAGCAGATCGATACCACCTACGAGACCGCTGGACAGACCTTGGGTGCGAGCAAGCTCACCGCCGCCCGCACCATCACCCTGCCCCTGTTCCGCGCCGGCCTGGTCACCGGCATCATCCTCTGCTTCGCTCGTTCCCTTTCCGAGACCGGAGGAACGATGATCGCGCTGTCCACCATGGCCAGTTCCCAAGGGTTCCAGACCGGACCTACCATCATCGGGACCTGGAAGCCTCTCCTGGTTACCCACCCGGACCTCACCGCCCCGCTGGCGTTCGTCAGCATCCTGCTCATCATCTTCGCCTTGGCGCTCTTGGTGATCTTGAAGCTGGCGGTCATGAAGGTCAAGCTTCCCAAGGGAAAGGTCTGGCCAAAGTGGGAACGGATCCTCTCCCGAGGCTTCGTGCCGAAGCTCAAGGACGGCTCGGCCACGATATTCTTGATAATCCTCGTTCTCATCCCTTCGTTCTTCATCTTCTCCTATGTTGCGACGGCCAGTCCCACGTCATCCGACTGGTCCCGGTTCTGGGACAGTCTTGCCTATTCATTCGTGATCGCCGGCGTGGTCACTCTGATCGACATCGTCCTGGGAGTGCCGCTTGCCCTGTACATCGCCAGACACCGTACCACCAAGTTCTCTGGGGTCCTCGACGTGCTGGTCAATGTGCCGCTGATCGTTCCCACCGCCGCTCTTGGTTACTCTCTCGGCGTCTTCTGGACCGGCCAGAACCTGATACCCACCGTGGATGTGCTGTTGATCATCCTGGCCCATGTGGCTTTCACCTATCCGCTGGTGGTCCGGAACGTGGCCGGTGCCGTGGAGGAGGTCGATCCTTCCTACGAGGAGACGGCCAGGACCCTGGGCGCCAGGCCTGTGCAGGCGTTCCGCCGGGTGCTGTATCCGATGATCAAGGCATCCATACTTGCCGGATCGATCATGGCCTTCACCCGGAGCCTGGGCGAGACCGGGGCGACCCAGGCGGTTGTGGCTTCGGCGAACACGGCTCCGGTCTATATCGTCGCCCTTATCAGTAAGCAACATGCCTATTACACAGCTGGTCTGGCCTGCATAGTGCTCATAGTGGTCTCTTTCGTATTCATGCTCGGCCTGCGCTACATCACCCGCAGGAAGACGGAGGCGAGCTGA
- a CDS encoding NDP-sugar synthase gives MKAVILAGGLGTRLRPITYKTPKPLVPLVGKPLVMHIIDSLPPRVDTVVLAVSYMKDVLEEYFRVNDCGRKIILVNETTPLGTGGAVKNVEEHLDDTFIVINGDVLTSIDIDSMVKYHREKGGIGTISLWQVENPTAFGVVGLDQDNRITIFQEKPSLAEAVSNMINAGVYVFEPDMLDNIGKGSVSIEKEVFPKVLDQGLYGYQYGGYWVDCGTRESYLKAQRTLMDLRPKNDQPPFLNGNVKLVEPLNLAGAKLDSCSVGPYVFAEKDVTIGAGAVVSNSVLMRGATVRPGAVVTNSLIGPGFVVEKDPGAIDVILGNK, from the coding sequence ATGAAGGCAGTAATTCTCGCTGGCGGTCTTGGAACACGGCTCAGACCTATCACTTACAAAACACCCAAGCCCCTGGTGCCTTTGGTGGGAAAGCCGCTCGTCATGCATATCATCGATTCATTGCCGCCCCGCGTCGACACGGTCGTGCTGGCAGTAAGCTACATGAAGGACGTCCTGGAGGAATACTTCCGGGTCAACGACTGCGGCAGGAAGATCATCCTGGTCAACGAGACGACACCCCTGGGAACTGGAGGGGCGGTCAAGAACGTGGAAGAGCACCTGGATGACACGTTCATCGTCATCAACGGAGACGTGCTCACCTCCATCGACATCGACTCCATGGTGAAGTATCACCGGGAGAAGGGCGGGATCGGGACCATCTCGCTCTGGCAGGTGGAGAACCCGACCGCTTTCGGAGTGGTCGGACTGGACCAGGACAACCGGATCACGATCTTCCAGGAGAAGCCGTCCCTGGCAGAGGCCGTCTCGAACATGATCAATGCCGGTGTGTACGTCTTCGAGCCGGACATGTTGGACAACATCGGCAAGGGATCCGTATCGATCGAGAAGGAAGTGTTCCCGAAGGTGCTCGATCAAGGTCTATATGGCTACCAGTACGGAGGCTACTGGGTGGACTGCGGGACCAGGGAAAGCTACCTGAAGGCCCAGAGGACATTGATGGACCTCAGGCCAAAGAATGATCAGCCCCCCTTCCTAAACGGCAACGTCAAGCTGGTGGAACCGCTGAACCTGGCCGGCGCCAAGCTGGACTCGTGTTCGGTAGGGCCCTATGTCTTTGCCGAGAAGGACGTGACCATCGGGGCTGGCGCCGTGGTATCCAATAGCGTGCTCATGCGGGGAGCGACCGTGCGCCCCGGAGCCGTTGTGACCAACTCGCTCATTGGGCCAGGGTTTGTGGTTGAAAAGGACCCAGGCGCCATCGACGTCATACTGGGCAACAAGTGA
- a CDS encoding LSM domain-containing protein — protein MVMPLALLEKSLNKKISLLLKDSRVLEGKLTGYDEYMNMVLEDTEERTADQTRRMGVVILRGNNVVSISPL, from the coding sequence ATGGTGATGCCGCTTGCGCTGCTCGAGAAGTCCCTCAACAAAAAGATCTCCCTTCTACTGAAGGACAGCAGGGTGTTGGAGGGAAAGCTCACGGGCTATGACGAATACATGAACATGGTCCTCGAAGACACCGAGGAGCGCACCGCCGACCAGACCCGCAGGATGGGCGTTGTCATTCTTCGCGGCAACAACGTCGTGAGCATCTCTCCGCTCTGA
- the scpB gene encoding SMC-Scp complex subunit ScpB: protein MDPDRVVEAVLFSSPSPVKVSEIADKAQISQDAVRRALKRLIDEYAAKECAMEVLKTGMKYSMQLRKDYVQFSASYAVQELDAGVVKTAAIIAYNQPILQSDLAKKRGSNVYDDIRALRHLGLITGKKTGQTLLLTTTKKFSEYFGISTRKEDIKEWMESCAKKQ, encoded by the coding sequence GTGGACCCCGACCGGGTCGTCGAGGCGGTACTGTTCTCCTCTCCCTCCCCAGTCAAGGTGTCAGAGATAGCGGACAAGGCACAGATCTCCCAGGACGCGGTCCGGAGGGCCCTGAAGCGGCTCATCGACGAGTATGCGGCAAAAGAATGCGCCATGGAGGTCCTCAAGACCGGCATGAAGTACTCCATGCAGCTCCGCAAGGACTATGTCCAGTTCTCTGCCAGCTACGCCGTGCAGGAGCTGGACGCCGGGGTGGTCAAGACCGCAGCCATAATCGCCTATAATCAGCCCATCCTGCAATCCGACCTGGCAAAGAAGCGGGGATCGAACGTCTACGACGACATACGGGCCCTTCGCCACCTGGGCCTGATCACAGGTAAGAAGACCGGACAAACGCTGTTGCTCACGACCACGAAGAAGTTCTCCGAATACTTCGGGATCAGCACCAGGAAGGAAGACATCAAGGAGTGGATGGAGTCATGCGCAAAGAAACAATGA